From the genome of Bactrocera oleae isolate idBacOlea1 chromosome 2, idBacOlea1, whole genome shotgun sequence, one region includes:
- the LOC106620497 gene encoding cilia- and flagella-associated protein 58, with protein MSAGSRASGSDDEPLVPEDFDDDFYTKLMDKVPEITKALRQKDTHDNADNVQRMVICSNRYKSDWHMEQLHGQELCEEIKRLKDRLDHVNKLSRIDQDTIAELRTVIESAWMQKDAAQSREQAAQEEMLKMREKVDSLEQMVEHLSDKRSGLQSKRDEQKEREKLNNEIRDLNKRLQIQRLYTAEVEAMTQTLEEKNKAMVKLLDETCNESYNNRKRLDALEKELAQTRNEETKAKEKILQIKVHNEQLTKMKVRQNLQILSLKTNLDHLQTQHNTVSNKLAKTVVELEYATQDRDENKRALAQRISLLKMREDEIIKLKRDNAKLHKTEENTTRKYAALNDARIKAEEDNVRLKNQLSTQDKELESMRRIVHQFEKNNEHLTKERDSLRSDLFVEHQTAEQTDEQFQESQHEIKSLKETIHAMEVRQKKLHDDYMKLKKEQVKKVDEIQHLVDKIDALQNEIQLKENYEIELKRTISDLEQKASDLQRQHDALLNDKNSFARNLQASDDKHIKLEKQIIKLQEIIENYKNKVILREGDIGRMQVQIDKLEKERRLLKTEVHYAQLGHQHTRCELQERKKDCDKYSKSLQEDNQKLSQLKREVEHLRDEKNTVSATLTKCNEESVQLKDQLQTLQIAYNQSEKHYAQCQEDIRLMRVEIKNLRTERNVLRKDRENSADLRQELLQMHRLLNQERIKARAMQEEMMTPMNIHRWRSLKGRDPEKMDLIFKIQTLRKQILQQNVSALHQEQALEESQRLYEALKEFMLKLPSHKVRAELNNVKATLSSKERKLKALMAELHVKDLDERNNTQKLDELKLHLTDAKSQLNRERRQKQKLLEEHQLLVQMQAQCFSAPPTMQRTLGAGFKLISGV; from the exons atgagTGCAGGTTCCAGAGCTTCCGGTTCGGATGACGAGCCTTTGGTGCCGGAAGATTTCGATGATGATTTCTATACAAAATTAATGGACAAAGTGCCAGAG ATAACCAAAGCGCTGCGCCAGAAGGATACCCACGATAATGCCGATAATGTCCAGCGCATGGTAATTTGCTCCAATCGCTATAAGTCCGATTGGCATATGGAACAGTTACATGGTCAAGAGCTCTGCGAAGAGATAAAACGCTTGAAAGACCGACTCGATCATGTAAATAAATTGAGTCGAATTGATCAGGATACGATAGCCGAATTGCGAACCGTTATCG AAAGTGCGTGGATGCAAAAGGACGCGGCACAATCACGTGAGCAAGCCGCCCAGGAGGAAATGCTGAAAATGAGAGAAAAAGTAGATTCTCTAGAGCAAATGGTGGAGCATTTAAGCGATAAGCGCTCTGGACTGCAGAG TAAACGCGATGAACAAAAGGAACGCGAAAAACTTAACAATGAGATCCGTGATCTCAATAAACGTCTGCAAATACAGCGACTATATACCGCAGAAGTGGAAGCCATGACACAAACGCTGGAGGAAAAGAATAAAGCCATGGTCAAGTTGCTCGAT GAAACATGCAACGAGTCCTACAATAACCGTAAACGATTGGACGCGCTTGAAAAAGAACTGGCACAAACTCGGAATGAAGAGACCAAAGCCAAAGAAAAAATCCTACAAATCAAAGTACACAATGAACAGTTAACCAAAATGAAAGTACGACAAAATCTACAAATACTCTCATTGAAGACCAATCTAGACCATCTGCAGACGCAACACAACACCGTCAGTAACAAACTGGCAAAAACTGTAGTCGAACTCGAGTATGCGACCCAAGATCGTGATGAGAACAAACGAGCTTTAGCACAACGCATCAGTTTGCTCAAA ATGCGCGAGGATGAAATTATCAAGCTAAAGCGCGATAACGCAAAGCTGCACAAAACCGAGGAGAATACAACACGGAAATATGCCGCGTTGAATGATGCGCGCATCAAGGCTGAGGAGGACAATGTGCGCTTAAA AAATCAGCTGAGCACACAGGATAAGGAATTAGAATCAATGCGACGAATTGTACATCAATTCGAAAAGAACAACGAACATCTTACCAAGGAAAGGGACAGCCTGAGGAGTGACTTATTCGTAGAACATCAGACGGCCGAACAAACAGACGAGCAGTTCCAAGAATCACAACACGAAATAAAATCACTAAAGGAAACTATACATGCTATGGAAGTACGTCAGAAGAAACTGCATGACGACTACATGAAATTGAAGAAAGAGCAAGTAAAGAAAGTGGATGAAATACAACATTTAGTGGATAAAATCGATGCACTGCAAA ATGAAATACAACTAAAAGAAAACTACGAGATCGAGCTTAAGCGCACTATAAGCGACCTCGAACAGAAAGCTAGCGATCTACAGCGTCAACACGACGCGTTattaaatgataaaaatagtTTCGCTCGAAATCTACAAGCCTCTGACGATAAACATATCAAGCTAGAGAAGCAAATCATCAAACTACAAGAAATCATCGAGAACTACAAGAATAAAGTTATATTACGCGAAGGCGATATCGGACGAATGCAGGTCCAAATCGACAAACTCGAGAAAGAGCGTCGATTGCTAAAGACCGAGGTACATTATGCACAGCTTGGACATCAACACACACGCTGTGAACTACAGGAACGTAAGAAAGATTGCGACAAGTACTCGAAATCCCTACAG GAAGACAACCAGAAGTTATCACAGCTCAAACGTGAAGTCGAACACCTGAGGGATGAAAAGAATACGGTCTCAGCGACGCTAACTAAATGTAATGAAGAGAGTGTGCAGTTAAAGGATCAACTGCAAACCCTTCAAATAGCTTACAATCAATCGGAGAAGCATTATGCCCAGTGCCAAGAGGACATACGATTGATGCGTGTAGAGATCAAAAATCTGCGTACCGAACGTAATGTCTTGCGTAAAGATCGCGAGAATTCGGCAGATTTGCGGCAAGAGCTACTACAAATGCACAGGCTGCTCAATCAAGAGCGAATAAAGGCGCGCGCCATGCAGGAAGAGATGATGACACCGATGAATATACATCGTTGGCGCAGTCTTAAGGGACGTGACCCGGAGAAGATGGATctcatatttaaaatacaaacgTTAAGAAA ACAGATTCTACAACAAAATGTATCTGCGCTGCATCAGGAGCAAGCCCTTGAGGAATCACAGCGTCTATATGAGGCTCTGAAAGAATTCATGCTCAAGCTACCGAGTCACAAAGTACGCGCTGAGTTGAACAATGTTAAG GCTACTTTGTCAAGCAAAGAACGCAAACTGAAGGCGCTCATGGCCGAGCTGCATGTTAAAGATCTGGATGAGAGGAATAATACACAAAAACTGGATGAGCTTAAGTTGCATCTCACCGATGCCAAATCGCAACTTAATCGCGAACgtagacaaaaacaaaagctgTTGGAAGAACATCAACTACTCGTACAAATGCAGGCACAATGCTTTTCGGCACCACCCACAATGCAACGCACGCTTGGTGCTGGTTTTAAATTGATAAGTGGGGTATAA
- the LOC106620499 gene encoding cilia- and flagella-associated protein 58, which translates to MPPKKGKGKGKKKKEVVLPIPEPQIQLSEISVRERDLDLLEDLNDDFFSTANQTIQKLMEASRVYEASKMKKYVDIIFNLHRYYAEEVKETSVLRPQVIRAENKLRLALELTANSEEAMERLREALSKAWMESDASLLREQDTQERLQEVMIKCEGLESKEVKKQDDTSEFGHLAKYKNIILRERDRLNGEVIDLEKRLQFQRYYSESLEYINKNNEESMSKLNANLRMLETEKGNFEVKIRSLQNNLDDQKEINSRTALKMEAINRELAETQKKLAKKAADYDQQKHILEKLRNDNAINTRQLLKNDEEITELRKDQRDNDEIIRMLRLEDKVKANTIAQLTKKYKKTLQDHSSISSKLYKLNRLNHTLGEDISRLKNQINALEKDLLNSTYKFDELRRVKENLQHEREALRSEIIKLNNQIADLKHTIMMQTINIDGLQLDINKLNVKLDEARINVSKSEKERDEMAQEVETLHERIEYQQEQIQLKSNQVTDLSEKLQQKHVSLINVKKQLEVAHSEKMILRRNLETCTQERDNFRILQTKTNHQTQQLTAEIMSNQNKISNLNLQIERLNNDKKELQSELKNKENLLASVRRDLREMKTKNENLHKTIHEDELKLMKMSNDLDETRKEKNLIGLQMVRRNDEIVVLRDKLNNTQTALDQGQTQYNQRVEDIRLLKMEITNLQTERDCLTRAIRSTADMREEIIRLQRSLNQERIKVRSLTEDAKTPTGVHRWRILKGEDPNRYQLLEKVQMLQRRNLKQEIQKEKLQQKLEESHRVCDTLKRVVENLPTTDVKQKLVVTQRINRSQLKKLKALSAELSINQIEMKARECIIDEFKETLKKTKQQQNCEEETITQPTQSALSSAVVPYAYSSQDNYMDCIFIETSDHSQDMQELKTV; encoded by the exons ATGCCTCCGAAAAAGGGTAAAGGTAAAGGCAAAAAGAAAAAGGAGGTCGTACTGCCAATACCGGAGCCACAAATTCAATTGTCTGAAATTTCCGTTCGTGAGCGTGATTTAGATTTGCTGGAGGACTTGAATGATGACTTCTTCTCGACAGCCAATCAG ACCATACAAAAGCTCATGGAAGCGAGTCGCGTTTATGAAGCttcgaaaatgaaaaaatatgtggacataatattcaatttacatCGTTATTATGCCGAAGAGGTGAAAGAGACGTCTGTGCTACGGCCACAAGTGATACGCGCAGAGAATAAATTGCGCTTGGCATTGGAGCTGACTGCCAATTCAGAGGAGGCAATGGAACGACTCAGAGAGGCGCTAA GTAAGGCCTGGATGGAGAGCGATGCATCGTTATTGCGAGAACAAGATACACAAGAGCGCTTGCAAGAGGTTATGATTAAATGTGAAGGATTAGAGAGTAAGGAAGTAAAGAAACAGGATGATACATCAGA ATTTGGCCATTTAGCGaagtataaaaacataattttacgtGAACGCGATCGTCTCAATGGTGAAGTGATTGATCTGGAGAAACGTTTGCAATTTCAAAGATATTACTCCGAATCGCTCGAATATATTAATAAGAACAACGAAGAAAGTATGTCGAAATTAAATGCGAATTTGCGTATGCTCGAGACAGAGAAAGGCAATTTCGAAGTAAAAATACGAAGTTTACAAAATAATCTGGACGATCAGAAGGAGATCAATTCGCGTACGGCCTTAAAGATGGAGGCTATAAATCGCGAg TTAGCCGAAACACAAAAGAAACTAGCGAAGAAAGCAGCTGATTATGATCAGCAGAAGCACATTTTGGAGAAACTGCGCAATGATAATGCGATCAATACCAGACAACTGCTGAAGAATGATGAAGAGATCACTGAACTACGTAAGGATCAACGTGATAATGACGAAATAATACGAATGCTGCGTTTGGAGGATAAAGTAAAAGCTAACACGATCGCTCAATTGACCAAGAAATACAAGAAGACGCTACAAGATCACAGTTCTATCTCATCAAAACTGTACAAATTGAATCGGCTGAATCACACACTGGGTGAAGATATCTCACGTCTAAA AAACCAAATTAACGCGTTGGAAAAAGATCTGCTTAATTCCACATACAAGTTCGACGAGCTACGTCGtgttaaggaaaatttgcaacACGAGCGTGAAGCTTTGCGCAGTGAGATCATTAAATTGAACAATCAGATCGCCGATCTCAAACACACGATCATGATGCAGACAATCAATATTGATGGACTGCAACTCGATATAAATAAGTTGAATGTGAAACTCGATGAAGCGCGTATAAATGTATCGAAATCGGAGAAAGAGCGCGACGAAATGGCCCAAGAAGTGGAGACGTTGCACGAACGCATCGAATATCAACAGG aGCAAATTCAGCTAAAATCGAATCAAGTAACGGATCTGAGtgaaaaactacaacaaaaacacgtCTCCTTAATCAACGTCAAAAAACAATTGGAAGTGGCGCACTCTGAAAAAATGATTCTCAGACGAAATTTGGAAACGTGCACGCAGGAGCGTGATAACTTCCGAATACTACAAACG AAAACCAATCATCAAACTCAACAACTCACTGCAGAAATTATGTCGAATCAAAACAAGATCTCCAATCTCAATCTGCAAATAGAGCGTTTGAACAACGATAAAAAAGAGCTGCAGAGTGAGttgaaaaataaagagaaccttTTGGCGAGCGTACGTCGAGATTTGCGtgaaatgaaaacgaaaaatgAAAATCTACACAAGACGATACACGAAGATGAGTTGAAGCTCATGAAAATGTCAAATGATCTCGATGAGACGCGCAAGGAGAAGAATCTGATTGGTTTACAGATGGTGCGACGCAACGATGAGATTGTAGTGTTACGCGATAAGCTTAACAATACGCAAACAGCGCTAGATCAAG GTCAGACCCAGTATAATCAGCGCGTCGAAGATATACGCCTGTTGAAAATGGAAATAACTAATTTGCAAACGGAACGTGACTGCTTGACGCGCGCCATTAGAAGTACAGCTGATATGCGTGAAGAGATCATACGATTGCAGCGCTCTTTGAATCAAGAACGAATCAAAGTACGTTCGTTGACGGAGGATGCGAAGACGCCCACTGGTGTGCATCGTTGGCGCATACTTAAAGGAGAAGATCCAAATCGTTATCAGTTGCTGGAGAAAGTGCAGATGTTACAAAG ACGTAATCTAAAACAAGAGATACAAAAAGAGAAATTACAGCAGAAACTAGAAGAGTCCCATCGTGTTTGCGACACGCTGAAGCGTGTTGTGGAGAATCTACCAACAACAGATGTTAAACAAAAGCTTGTTGTAACGCAG CGCATAAATCGCTCACAACTAAAGAAGTTGAAAGCACTTAGCGCCGAGCTCTCGATCAATCAAATTGAGATGAAAGCGCGCGAATGCATTATTGACGAGTTCAAAGAGACGCTAAAGAAAACAAAGCAGCAACAAAACTGTGAAGAAGAAACCATCACACAGCCCACGCAGTCTGCCCTTTCAAGCGCCGTAGTGCCATACGCCTATTCCAGTCAGGATAATTATATGGACTGTATATTTATTGAGACTAGCGACCATAGTCAAGACATGCAGGAGCTCAAGACTGTTTAA